One Haloferax litoreum genomic window, CGACGGCTAACCGTGGTCGGTGGACTGGCGTGATGCGGGGCGCACAGACCTTGGGATTCCCTGCGGGTCTCGCTACTGGTGGTGTGTTGACGGACCTTTATGGGTACGATGCTGCGTTTTTTCTCGCTGGTTGTGCGGGAATGCTCTCTGGTATCGTTGCGCTGTTCGCAGTTCCGAACGTCGACGCGTCGGTCAAATCTCGTGGGGGTGTTCGGACTGCGATTCGACTCGCAACGGGCGATAGGCGAATCTTGACCGTCGGGAGTGTGAACTTCGTCGTCAGGTTTCTCTACGCTGGGGTTCTCCTCTCGACTATCGTTCTCGCCACGGCTGAACGGGGGTTAACGTTCGGTGCACTCAGTGAGGCTGGTGTCAGCGGTGTCGTGATGGCTATCAGTGTCTTGTTCGCCAGTACGTCTACCCTTCTCGCGGGAGAATACTCCGACGGTGTGTCCAATCGGGCATTGGTCACTCTCCCGTCTCTCGTTCTCTTTGGTGTGGGATTTGTCATCCTTGCCCTATTCCCCACTGTCTCCGGCACTGTTGTCGGTGTTGCACTCATCGGATTCGGAGTCGGTGGAACGAACCCGCCGTTACTCGCATATCTTGGTGATATCAGTCCGGAAGGCGACATCGGGAAGATGACGGGTATGTACAACGTCTTCGGTGATTTGGGGTCGACGTTAGGGCCTCTCGTTGCACTTCCACTCGCGGCTGTAATCGGGTACGATATCACCTATCTCGGGTGTGTGCTGCTCGTGGCTGTCATCGGTATCCTAGTCGGGTATGGTCTCCTCTCTGGGCCATCTACCATGTGAGTTGTGGTAACAGAGAACATAATAGGACTGCGCGTAGGTGTGTAGATGGGTATGTCTACAATATCAAAGTACGACCTCGACAAATTCGACCCCGAGACGACGGGACTCGTCGTCGTCGACCTGCAAAATGCGTTCGTCGCTCCTGATGGCTCGATGGCTCGACGGGGATTCGACGTGACTCGAACAGCCGAAATCGTCCCGAGGTGTGTCGAACTTGCCGATTTCGTGCGGGAGCGCGGATGTCCCGTGTTCTTCACACGGCTACTTCGACGCCCAGATGGGAGAGACGCCCCGCGAAACATCTTTCGCATCTACCCCTCGTCGTACGACGACTACGGTGATACACTGTGTTTAGACGGGTCGTCTGGCGCGGAGTACGCTGACGAAGTTACGATTCACCCCGCGGATTACGAGGTCACGAAACGCAACCAAGACGCATTTCACGGTACGTCACTCGATTATTACCTTCGTGGAGAGGGCATCGAAACTGTGCTCGTGTGTGGGGTGACGACGAACGTCTGTGTCGAATCGACTATTCGAGGTGCCCACGAA contains:
- a CDS encoding MFS transporter; the encoded protein is MFFGGLGGGVAFPTLPKLGLILGISPFVVSVILSTNRFTRLVMNAPAGQLLDRIGARRPMVAGFFIQGLAPFGYILGLHTDSLPLVVSPTTVFIVSRMLWGIGSAFVLVGAFSMVTHITTTANRGRWTGVMRGAQTLGFPAGLATGGVLTDLYGYDAAFFLAGCAGMLSGIVALFAVPNVDASVKSRGGVRTAIRLATGDRRILTVGSVNFVVRFLYAGVLLSTIVLATAERGLTFGALSEAGVSGVVMAISVLFASTSTLLAGEYSDGVSNRALVTLPSLVLFGVGFVILALFPTVSGTVVGVALIGFGVGGTNPPLLAYLGDISPEGDIGKMTGMYNVFGDLGSTLGPLVALPLAAVIGYDITYLGCVLLVAVIGILVGYGLLSGPSTM
- a CDS encoding cysteine hydrolase family protein; amino-acid sequence: MSTISKYDLDKFDPETTGLVVVDLQNAFVAPDGSMARRGFDVTRTAEIVPRCVELADFVRERGCPVFFTRLLRRPDGRDAPRNIFRIYPSSYDDYGDTLCLDGSSGAEYADEVTIHPADYEVTKRNQDAFHGTSLDYYLRGEGIETVLVCGVTTNVCVESTIRGAHERGFDVVMVEDCCGTDDETAHESTVRNVEYIFGATATAAEIRALLPESS